In Electrophorus electricus isolate fEleEle1 chromosome 1, fEleEle1.pri, whole genome shotgun sequence, a single window of DNA contains:
- the cd82a gene encoding CD82 molecule a, which produces MGKVCITATKYFLFLFNLLFFIFGALIMGFGLWILLDNQSFLAVLQDSSTALKVGSYILIGVGGFSMLMGFLGCMGAIYEIRCLLGLYFACLLIILIAQVVAVVLIYLQRDLLRKEANNIVSKVVASYHGQNRTTEQALDYIQRTMQCCGWNGRLDWSNNQVIMNSSQMLYPCSCRNTSIPGDNGTDSGFCEAQSPDWPIYNTGCIVSVESWLFTNYGVILGICLGVAVIELLGMILSLGLCKSVHQEDYTKVPKY; this is translated from the exons ATGGGGAAAGTTTGCATTACAGCCACCAAGtactttctgtttctcttcaaCCTGCTCTTCTTT ATTTTTGGAGCCTTGATTATGGGTTTCGGACTCTGGATTCTCCTGGACAATCAGAGTTTCCTTGCAGTTTTGC AGGACTCGTCCACGGCACTCAAGGTGGGGTCCTACATTCTGATCGGAGTGGGCGGCTTCTCAATGCTCATGGGCTTCCTGGGATGCATGGGGGCCATTTATGAGATCCGCTGTCTGCTTGGCCTg tACTTTGCTTGCCTACTCATCATCCTCATTGCTCAAGTGGTTGCCGTCGTCCTTATTTATTTGCAGCGGGACCTG CTAAGGAAAGAGGCAAACAACATCGTGAGCAAAGTTGTGGCAAGCTACCATGGTCAGAACAGGACAACGGAGCAAGCCTTGGACTACATCCAGCGAACT ATGCAGTGCTGCGGATGGAACGGCCGCCTCGACTGGTCCAACAACCAGGTGATCATGAACAGCTCCCAGATGCTGTACCCCTGCTCCTGCCGGAACACCTCCATCCCTGGAGACAACGGCACAGACAGTGGCTTCTGTGAGGCGCAGTCTCCTGACTGGCCCATTTACAACACG GGCTGCATTGTCAGTGTAGAGAGCTGGCTCTTCACAAACTATGGAGTCATTCTAGGAATCTGCCTCGGGGTGGCCGTTATCGAG CTTCTTGGCATGATCCTGTCCTTGGGCCTCTGTAAGAGTGTACACCAAGAAGACTACACCAAAGTGCCAAAGTACtga